In Gossypium arboreum isolate Shixiya-1 chromosome 5, ASM2569848v2, whole genome shotgun sequence, a single genomic region encodes these proteins:
- the LOC108453851 gene encoding uncharacterized protein LOC108453851 — MASSSSLFRCFLHFFFFFFFFFFFFIISQVQAANLPFHPRDVLPLLPRQVSWPVLNSLNSPVDLLPSFVGSVSSSNRIVNWKGACFYENTAWVEFHNKTGSEFGGGTLHIKVSYPHSWTCMDLYVFATPYRVTWDYYFLSREHTLEIKEWQDKAEYEYVKNRGISIFLMQAGMLGTLQALWDVFPLFTNTGWGENSNIGFLEKHMGATFEERPQPWFTNISVDDVHSGDFLAISKIRGRWGGFETLEKWVSGAYAGHSAVCLKDSEGKLWIGESGHENEKGEDIIAIVPWDEWWDFELNKDDSNPHIAYLPLHPDVRAKFNETAAWEYALSMAGKPYGYHNMIFSWIDTIGGNYPPPLDAHLVASVMTVWSKIQPEYAANMWNEALNKRLGTQGLNLSDILVETEKRGSSFDELLTIPEQDNWIYSDGKSTSCIAFVLELYKEAGLFDPIADSIQVTEFTIKDAYSLKFFESDSSRLPKWCNDADDVKLPYCQIKGKYRMELPGYNSMEPYAHMNERCPSMPPKYFRPQNC, encoded by the exons atggcttcttcttcttctttatttcGATGTTtccttcatttcttcttcttcttcttcttcttcttcttcttcttcataatCTCACAAGTCCAAGCTGCAAATTTACCATTTCACCCTCGAGATGTTCTACCTTTATTACCGAGACAAGTTTCGTGGCCGGTCCTCAACTCTCTCAACAGCCCTGTTGACCTTTTACCGTCCTTTGTCGGCTCTGTTTCATCGTCGAACCGCATCGTGAACTGGAAAGGTGCGTGCTTTTATGAGAACACGGCTTGGGTGGAGTTCCATAACAAAACCGGCAGTGAATTTGGCGGTGGAACTCTACATATAAAG GTTAGCTACCCCCATAGTTGGACTTGTATGGATCTTTATGTGTTCGCAACTCCGTACCGCGTAACTTGGGATTATTATTTTTTGTCTCGAGAGCATACGCTCGAAATCAAGGAATGGCAAGATAAAGCTGAGTATGAATAT GTGAAAAACAGGGGGATTTCGATTTTTCTGATGCAAGCAGGGATGCTTGGAACACTTCAGGCTCTATGGGATGTGTTTCCCTTGTTTACAAATACCGGATGGGGTGAGAATTCTAATATTGGGTTTCTTGAGAAACATATGGGGGCTACTTTTGAAGAACGACCTCAGCCGTGGTTTACTAACATCAGTGTCGATGATGTACACTCGGGAGATTTCCTTGCTATATCTAAAATTCGTGGGCGATGGGGCGGTTTTGAGACTCTCGAGAAATGGGTTAGTGGTGCTTATGCTGGTCATAGTGCTGTTTGTTTAAAGGATTCCGAAGGGAAGCTATGGATTGGTGAATCAGGACATGAAAATGAGAAG GGAGAAGATATCATTGCGATTGTACCGTGGGATGAATGGTGGGATTTTGAGCTGAACAAGGACGATTCTAATCCCCATATTGCATACCTACCACTGCATCCCGATGTTCGAGCAAAGTTTAACGAGACTGCTGCGTGGGAGTACGCGCTAAGCATGGCAGGCAAACCGTATGGTTACCATAACATGATATTTAGCTGGATAGACACCATTGGTGGAAATTATCCTCCTCCATTGGATGCTCACCTG GTAGCTTCAGTTATGACAGTTTGGAGTAAAATACAACCCGAATATGCAGCTAACATGTGGAACGAGGCCTTAAACAAGCGGCTTGGAACTCAG GGTCTTAATCTTTCTGACATATTGGTCGAAACCGAAAAGCGCGGGTCATCATTTGATGAACTGTTGACCATTCCCGAACAGGATAATTGGATATATAGTGATGGGAAGTCAACATCATGCATTGCTTTCGTTCTCGAATTATACAAGGAGGCAGGACTTTTTGATCCGATTGCCGACTCTATTCAAGTCACCGAGTTTACG ATCAAAGATGCTTATAGTTTAAAGTTTTTCGAGAGTGATTCAAGCCGGCTGCCAAAGTGGTGCAATGACGCAGATGATGTAAAGCTTCCTTACTGTCAGATTAAAGGGAAGTATCGAATGGAACTACCCGGATATAATTCAATGGAACCATACGCCCATATGAATGAACGTTGTCCTTCTATGCCTCCAAAGTACTTCAGGCCGCAAAACTGCTAA
- the LOC108452066 gene encoding protein FATTY ACID EXPORT 6 produces the protein MHDFCFTIPYGLILVAGGVIGYWRKGSTASLAGGVGTGLVLLLAGYLSLKAFEKKKNSYFALVLETVTAAVLTWIMGQRYYQTSKVMPAGIVAGISALMTGFYLYKIATGGNHFPAKTE, from the exons ATGCATGATTTTTGCTTCACAATCCCTTATGGATTAATTCTTGTGGCTGGCGGAGTTATTGGGTATTGGAGGAAAGGAAGCACAGCATCACTTGCTGGGGGTGTTGGCACTGGGTTAGTTCTCCTTCTTGCTGGATATTTGAGCCTTAAAgcttttgagaagaaaaagaactCTTATTTTGCTTTGGTTCTGGAGACTG TTACTGCTGCTGTGCTGACATGGATCATGGGACAACGTTATTACCAAACATCTAAAGTTATGCCGGCTGGAATCGTTGCCGGAATCAG TGCTCTTATGACCGGGTTTTACTTGTACAAGATCGCTACTGGCGGCAATCATTTCCCAGCCAAGACTGAATGA
- the LOC108453829 gene encoding uncharacterized protein LOC108453829: MLIHFRTRIRSRTTTNPFNPLQTLIPKSSKTLKMSATQSDAKPKRPICPSCSKPTRVCLCSRIRTRNLDNSVSVTILQHSLERNHPLNSTRIAKLGLKNLNVVTVFEVDFEARFEIRLLEPGLGLIGPESSGFDQVREMEITQKAGFEVKGDGKCQDEKNTDLIDENENPCEKLDKGPHVDSINGEGVVINTTVIKYGVVSHLSHIWKLDTHGKKPKFEHILTSTMAKEALRGGFVVKKLERKKLEGNMELELEENEEFEIKVPQGSVLLFPSQNAIGVDELKSMHFEVKNLIVLDGTWSKAGRVYNENPWLKLLPHLRLDLDKMSLYSEIRSQPKVGCLSTIESIVYSLKALGEKVDGLENLLDVFESMVGDQRRLKDERLSKRTKE, encoded by the coding sequence ATGCTAATCCATTTTCGCACCCGGATCCGTTCTCGAACCACTACCAACCCATTCAATCCTCTGCAAACCCTAATACCCAAATCTTCAAAGACCCTAAAAATGTCTGCAACCCAGTCGGATGCGAAGCCAAAAAGACCCATATGTCCATCTTGCTCAAAACCTACCCGAGTCTGCCTCTGCAGTAGGATCCGTACCCGGAACCTCGACAACTCCGTAAGTGTAACGATTCTTCAACACAGTTTAGAAAGAAACCACCCTTTAAATTCTACTAGAATTGCAAAATTAGGGCTCAAGAATCTCAATGTAGTCACTGTTTTTGAAGTCGATTTTGAAGCCCGGTTCGAAATCAGGTTGTTGGAACCGGGTCTAGGTTTGATTGGACCGGAAAGTTCTGGGTTTGATCAAGTGAGGGAAATGGAAATAACCCAGAAAGCTGGTTTTGAAGTTAAGGGAGATGGGAAGTGTCAAGATGAGAAAAATACGGACTTGATTGATGAAAATGAGAATCCTTGTGAGAAATTAGATAAAGGGCCTCATGTAGATTCTATAAATGGAGAAGGGGTTGTGATTAATACTACTGTGATTAAGTATGGAGTTGTTAGTCATCTTTCTCATATTTGGAAACTGGACACACATGGGAAGAAGCCAAAATTTGAACACATATTGACATCTACAATGGCCAAAGAAGCTTTGAGAGGAGGATTTGTTGTGAAAAAACTTGAAAGGAAGAAATTAGAAGGGAACATGGAACTGGAACTAGAAGAAAATGAAGAATTTGAAATCAAGGTTCCACAAGGATCAGTACTTTTATTCCCAAGTCAAAATGCAATTGGGGTTGATGAGCTTAAATCAATGCATTTTGAGGTGAAGAATTTGATTGTTTTAGATGGGACATGGTCCAAAGCTGGTAGAGTTTACAATGAGAATCCATGGTTGAAACTTTTGCCACATTTGAGGTTGGATTTGGACAAGATGAGCTTGTATAGTGAAATAAGGAGTCAACCAAAGGTAGGATGTTTGTCAACCATAGAGAGCATTGTATATAGTTTGAAAGCTTTGGGTGAGAAGGTTGATGGGTTGGAGAATTTGTTGGATGTTTTTGAATCCATGGTTGGGGATCAAAGGCGCTTAAAGGATGAAAGGTTGAGTAAAAGAACCAAAGAATGA
- the LOC128279345 gene encoding CRS2-associated factor 2, mitochondrial-like, which produces MQKLLSRPLSSPPKHSFSYFFSHSVSKTTYDPPFSPISKPPKPKPKPPDPTPNGNPTPIKSSLPFEFRHSYSETDPTLEPIGFREPKRFSPFGPGRLDREWTGTSAPVRDEVDSCLVEEERIRVLGDPLTEEEIEELVEKYRHSDCARQINLGNSVFFPLNV; this is translated from the coding sequence ATGCAAAAGCTCCTTTCACGTCCACTCTCGAGCCCCCCAAAACACTCCTTCTCTTACTTCTTCTCCCACTCTGTCTCCAAAACCACTTACGACCCTCCATTTTCCCCTATTTCCAAACCTCCAAAACCCAAACCAAAGCCACCCGACCCAACCCCAAACGGGAACCCGACTCCTATAAAGTCAAGCCTCCCATTTGAATTCAGGCACTCCTACTCTGAAACCGACCCGACACTCGAACCCATCGGGTTCCGAGAGCCAAAGAGGTTTTCTCCATTTGGACCTGGAAGGCTCGATAGGGAATGGACCGGGACTTCAGCGCCGGTCCGAGATGAAGTGGATAGTTGTTTGGTCGAAGAGGAGAGGATACGGGTTCTTGGTGACCCGCTTACAGAGGAGGAAATCGAGGAATTGGTTGAAAAGTATCGGCATAGTGATTGCGCTCGGCAAATCAATCTGGGTAATTCTGTTTTTTTCCCTCTCAATGTATGA